One window from the genome of Penaeus monodon isolate SGIC_2016 chromosome 2, NSTDA_Pmon_1, whole genome shotgun sequence encodes:
- the LOC119578044 gene encoding uncharacterized protein LOC119578044: MDGLPQSCWCGSPFNTNHAMICKTGGFVVIRHDEVRDLTAQMLREVCHDVRMEPELLPTGGRSFTLRSVNTSEDARLDISARGFWARGQRAFFDVRVFNPMAQSNRDQDLHAAHGRHENDKIREYGERVEKWKQGTFTPLVFTTTGGMAPRAKAFYAILAQQLADKKQQSRSCVTAWMRCRLSFSLLRSSILCLRGTRSKPPLYASVRDTDFEETVEESRLRENLL, from the coding sequence ATGGATGGACTTCCACAATCTTGTTGGTGTGGCTCCCCCTTCAACACAAATCACGCCATGATTTGTAAGACGGGAGGATTTGTCGTCATACGGCATGATGAAGTCAGGGACCTCACTGCCCAAATGCTCAGGGAAGTCTGCCATGACGTGAGGATGGAACCAGAACTACTGCCGACTGGAGGAAGAAGCTTCACCCTGAGATCGGTAAACACCTCAGAGGATGCTCGGCTAGACATCAGCGCCAGAGGATTTTGGGCCCGAGGCCAGAGAGCATTCTTCGATGTAAGGGTCTTTAATCCTATGGCGCAGAGCAACAGGGACCAGGATCTCCATGCTGCCCACGGAAGGCATGAAAACGACAAGATCCGAGAATATGGAGAACGTGTAGAGAAGTGGAAACAAGGGACTTTCACGCCCCTTGTATTCACGACCACAGGAGGAATGGCACCAAGGGCAAAGGCCTTCTACGCTATCCTGGCACAGCAACTGGCAGACAAGAAACAACAATCAAGAAGCTGTGTCACAGCGTGGATGAGATGCCGcctgtcgttctctctcctgAGATCTTCTATCCTCTGCCTTCGTGGGACACGATCAAAGCCGCCACTCTACGCCAGCGTGAGAGACACCGACTTCGAGGAGACGGTGGAAGAAAGTAGATTAAGGGAAAatctattgtaa